One Streptomyces sp. NBC_01217 genomic region harbors:
- a CDS encoding N-acetylmuramoyl-L-alanine amidase, with protein sequence MHRRRILQGAAVTAAAALLPASARAAASAAAGDTDYPLAHWSPASTSNYTASTRPSAYPVQYVIIHVTQETFPSTIGIFQNPAKQVSAHYVVRSADGYVAQCVREKNVAWHAGNWDYNTRSIGIEHEGWVDQPAYFTDAMYEQSALLTASVCDRYGITKDRAHILGHAQVPGTDHTDPGPNWDWVRYIRLVNLYSAG encoded by the coding sequence ATGCACCGCAGAAGGATTCTTCAGGGCGCCGCCGTGACGGCGGCCGCAGCGCTGCTCCCGGCCTCCGCGCGCGCCGCGGCTTCCGCGGCGGCGGGCGACACCGACTATCCGCTCGCCCACTGGTCACCCGCGTCGACGTCCAACTACACGGCCTCGACGCGCCCTTCGGCCTATCCGGTCCAGTACGTGATCATCCATGTCACCCAGGAGACGTTCCCGAGCACGATCGGGATCTTCCAGAATCCGGCGAAACAGGTCTCCGCTCACTATGTGGTGCGCTCGGCGGACGGCTATGTCGCCCAGTGCGTCCGGGAGAAGAACGTCGCCTGGCACGCGGGCAACTGGGACTACAACACGCGCAGTATCGGCATCGAGCACGAGGGCTGGGTGGACCAGCCCGCGTACTTCACCGACGCCATGTACGAGCAGTCGGCGCTGCTGACCGCCTCGGTCTGCGACCGCTACGGCATCACCAAGGACCGTGCGCACATCCTCGGCCATGCACAGGTCCCGGGCACCGACCACACCGATCCCGGCCCGAACTGGGACTGGGTGCGCTACATCCGGCTCGTCAATCTCTACTCGGCCGGCTGA